Below is a genomic region from Jiangella gansuensis DSM 44835.
CTGCTGGTCAAGCGCGGCGAGAAGGTCACCGTCGACGTGCCGGTGCACCTGGTCGGCGAGGCCGCGCCGGGCACGCTGGTCAACCTGGACAGCCCGACCCTCTCCGTCGAGGCCGAGGCCACCCACCTGCCCGAGGGCATCGAGGTGTCCGTCGAGGGCCTCGAGGAAGGCACCCAGATCCACGCCAAGGACCTGACGCTGCCGAGCGGCACCACGCTGGCCGCCGACGACGAGCTCCTGGTCGTCAACGTCACCGCCGCTCCGACTGCCGAGCAGATGGAGGGCGAGGTCGAGGAGGCCGCCGAGGAGGCGCCGGCCGAGGGCGCCGCGGAGGCGCCGGCCGAGGACGAATCCAGCGACGAGTCCTGAGCACCGCAG
It encodes:
- a CDS encoding 50S ribosomal protein L25/general stress protein Ctc, coding for MSDVKIAAELRTEFGKGAARRLRRADKVPAVLYGHGTDPVHLALPGHDTMLALKTANALLTLDIEGHGNELALPKHVQRDPLKGFIEHVDLLLVKRGEKVTVDVPVHLVGEAAPGTLVNLDSPTLSVEAEATHLPEGIEVSVEGLEEGTQIHAKDLTLPSGTTLAADDELLVVNVTAAPTAEQMEGEVEEAAEEAPAEGAAEAPAEDESSDES